The Shewanella mangrovisoli genome has a window encoding:
- the gshA gene encoding glutamate--cysteine ligase encodes MKDKPQNKGLTVNLVAIANHQSEKRKLKPFNELVQHFSDAQGRAALLGMLRGIEREALRIDESGYLALDGHPLELGSALTHSRITTDYSEALLEFITPVNNQVGPLLQGLTETHAFSVRHLHGQRLWPVSMPCYVKDEQNIPVARYGTSNTGKMKTLYRKGLTYRYGALMQIISGVHFNFSVSQELWQSLYELSDKSVSFEDFISESYFGLIRNYRRLVWVLPYLFGASPALCSSFIKGQKTDLRFEKSGRGTLYLPYATSLRMSDLGYTNKEQEDLNIIYNSLPEYLAGVRAAIKMPSANFANIGVKVDGEYRQLNANVLQIENEFYSPIRAKRVTKSGEKPSEALARAGVEYIEVRALDVNPFSPIGIEENQVRFLDLFLLYCLLTESPKCDVAEEARLSANLKSVVLEGRKPGLELLTETGTRSLQTWLLDLFEHLDALAKLLDGDKQDYQVALAHWREAVNDPQKTLSGQVIQQLITNGQDHGQWVMSLAQQYHQYFMDYPLSAEVVSDYQAEAQASLNKQADIEAAQSAVSFDDYLTDYFGTSS; translated from the coding sequence TTGAAAGATAAGCCTCAAAATAAAGGTCTGACTGTTAACCTTGTCGCGATAGCGAATCACCAATCAGAGAAGCGCAAATTGAAGCCATTCAATGAATTAGTACAACATTTCTCGGACGCTCAAGGGCGTGCCGCACTCCTTGGCATGTTACGTGGAATTGAGCGTGAAGCGCTGCGTATCGACGAGTCAGGCTACCTTGCGTTAGATGGTCATCCATTAGAGCTTGGCTCGGCATTAACGCATTCGCGTATTACGACAGATTACAGTGAAGCACTGCTTGAATTTATCACTCCGGTGAACAATCAAGTTGGCCCCCTATTGCAAGGACTGACCGAGACCCATGCCTTTAGCGTGCGTCATTTGCATGGTCAGCGCCTGTGGCCTGTGAGCATGCCATGTTACGTGAAGGATGAGCAGAATATTCCAGTCGCCCGTTATGGCACTTCGAACACGGGTAAGATGAAAACCTTGTATCGCAAGGGCTTAACCTACCGTTATGGCGCCCTGATGCAGATTATCTCTGGGGTGCATTTTAACTTCTCGGTATCGCAGGAGTTATGGCAAAGCCTCTATGAGCTGAGTGATAAAAGCGTGAGCTTTGAGGATTTTATCTCCGAATCTTACTTTGGCCTTATTCGTAATTACCGCCGTTTAGTCTGGGTGTTACCTTATCTGTTTGGGGCATCACCTGCGCTGTGTAGCTCGTTTATCAAGGGGCAGAAGACCGATTTACGCTTTGAAAAATCGGGCCGTGGCACCTTGTATCTACCCTATGCGACTTCGCTGCGGATGAGCGATTTAGGTTACACCAATAAAGAGCAAGAAGATCTTAATATCATTTATAACTCCCTGCCCGAGTATCTGGCTGGGGTGAGAGCCGCGATTAAGATGCCATCGGCCAACTTTGCCAATATCGGGGTGAAGGTGGATGGTGAATATCGCCAGCTCAATGCCAATGTGCTGCAAATTGAAAACGAATTTTACTCGCCTATCCGTGCTAAACGCGTCACCAAAAGCGGTGAGAAACCCTCTGAAGCCCTTGCCCGTGCGGGGGTTGAATATATTGAGGTGCGTGCATTAGATGTAAACCCCTTCAGCCCGATTGGGATTGAAGAGAACCAAGTGCGTTTCCTCGACTTGTTTTTACTCTATTGCTTATTAACCGAGTCGCCTAAGTGCGATGTGGCAGAAGAAGCCCGTTTAAGTGCTAACTTAAAATCCGTCGTGCTTGAAGGCCGTAAACCAGGGCTCGAGTTATTAACCGAGACAGGTACACGCTCACTGCAAACGTGGCTTTTGGATCTGTTTGAGCATTTGGATGCATTGGCCAAATTGCTCGATGGTGATAAACAGGACTACCAAGTGGCCTTAGCTCATTGGCGCGAAGCCGTGAATGACCCACAAAAGACGTTGTCAGGGCAAGTCATCCAACAATTAATCACTAACGGCCAAGATCATGGACAATGGGTGATGTCACTGGCGCAGCAATATCACCAATACTTTATGGATTACCCCTTATCAGCCGAAGTTGTCAGCGATTATCAAGCCGAGGCGCAAGCATCGCTTAACAAGCAAGCGGACATCGAAGCGGCGCAAAGTGCGGTATCCTTTGATGATTATCTGACGGACTATTTCGGGACTTCATCCTAA
- a CDS encoding M16 family metallopeptidase: protein MYKGNTLKKWILAVAISAALAGCASQTSTQLPAGVKLIENVQLKDSEVGIPFKKYQLANGLTVILHQDHSDPLVHVDVTYHVGSARELAGRSGFAHLFEHMMFQGSEHVADEQHFEVVTEAGGTLNGSTNTDRTNYFETVPSNQLEKMLWLESDRMGFLLPALTSEKFEVQRETVKNERAQRIDNQPYGRMSERFNQAMFPVGHPYSWPVIGWPEDLNRATVDDVKHFFQRWYGPNNATLTIGGDFDELQALAWVNKYFGEIPRGPEVQPEPKTLVTLDKTRYISMEDNVHLPLIRIGFPTVYASHPDEAALDLLANILGGGKTSLVYKNLVKDGYAVQASVSQPCQELACQMSIYALANPQKGATLAELEQRILDSINEFEQRGVTDDDLQKVKVQFEADTIFGLQSVKGKVSMLALNQTMFGEPNKIAVDLARYANVTKDDVMRVFKKYIKDKPMVVMSVVPQGMTALVAHPDNFTPQTLPVADTAVEGDLPAAKLVSSFDRSKMPASGAAPVLKVPTIWTTKLANGIEVMGTQSSETPTVELVIYLNGGHRLVPVEKAGLASLTAEMLNESTQKRSTEQLSQALEMLGSTVDFSASETQSMIKVSALTEHLDETLAILEEKLFQPAFNEADFARVKQQQLQQIQHMQSDPGYVANSALYSLLYGKNNAQGVSDAGTLDSVAALTLADVKAFYAEQYRGANAKIITVADLPENALLPKLARLSQWQGEASTLPPLKSFPALKGGTIYLIDKQGAAQSVINIAKRALPYDATGDYFKSYLMNYPLGGAFNSRINLNLRENKGYTYGARSSFTGGVEVGDFVASSDVRTDVTAKAVNEFIKEIKAYQQNGMTDTELGFMRNSVSQGQALDYETPYQKAGFMRMIQRYQLSQDFTTEQDKIINTVTKDELNALAASELDISKMIILVVGDKAKIEADLATLGYPIETLVL from the coding sequence ATGTATAAGGGGAATACCTTGAAAAAATGGATATTAGCGGTCGCGATCTCCGCCGCACTCGCAGGTTGTGCCAGCCAAACCTCAACTCAATTACCCGCGGGCGTAAAGTTAATTGAAAATGTGCAACTGAAGGACTCTGAAGTCGGTATTCCCTTTAAAAAATATCAGCTTGCCAATGGTCTAACGGTTATTTTGCATCAAGATCATTCCGATCCCTTAGTGCATGTCGATGTGACTTATCACGTCGGCTCGGCCCGTGAGCTCGCTGGCCGTTCAGGCTTCGCCCATTTATTCGAGCATATGATGTTCCAGGGCTCTGAGCACGTCGCCGATGAGCAACATTTTGAGGTGGTGACCGAGGCGGGTGGCACGCTGAACGGCTCAACCAATACCGACAGAACCAACTACTTTGAGACAGTCCCTAGCAATCAGCTTGAGAAAATGCTCTGGCTCGAGTCTGACCGCATGGGCTTTTTGTTGCCGGCACTAACCAGCGAAAAGTTTGAAGTACAGCGCGAGACAGTGAAAAACGAGCGTGCTCAACGTATTGATAATCAACCCTATGGCCGAATGAGCGAGCGCTTTAATCAGGCGATGTTCCCGGTCGGTCATCCCTATTCTTGGCCTGTGATCGGTTGGCCTGAGGATCTTAACCGCGCCACAGTGGATGATGTGAAACACTTTTTCCAGCGCTGGTACGGCCCGAATAATGCCACACTGACGATTGGCGGCGATTTTGATGAGCTGCAAGCCTTAGCCTGGGTAAACAAATACTTTGGTGAAATCCCCCGTGGCCCTGAGGTTCAGCCAGAGCCTAAGACCTTAGTTACGCTCGATAAGACGCGCTATATCTCGATGGAAGATAACGTGCATCTGCCGCTGATCCGTATCGGCTTTCCGACTGTGTATGCCAGCCATCCCGATGAAGCCGCGCTGGATTTATTAGCCAATATCCTCGGTGGCGGTAAAACCTCACTCGTTTACAAAAACTTGGTTAAGGATGGTTATGCAGTACAGGCAAGCGTGAGCCAACCCTGCCAAGAGTTAGCCTGCCAGATGTCGATTTATGCCTTAGCCAATCCGCAAAAAGGTGCGACCCTAGCCGAACTTGAGCAGCGTATTCTCGACTCGATTAATGAGTTTGAGCAGCGCGGTGTGACTGATGATGACCTGCAAAAAGTGAAAGTGCAGTTTGAGGCCGATACCATTTTTGGCCTGCAGAGCGTAAAGGGCAAAGTGTCTATGCTTGCCTTGAATCAAACCATGTTTGGTGAGCCGAATAAGATTGCAGTAGACCTTGCGCGCTACGCCAATGTGACCAAAGACGATGTGATGCGGGTATTTAAAAAGTACATCAAAGACAAGCCTATGGTGGTGATGAGTGTGGTGCCACAGGGAATGACGGCTTTAGTCGCTCATCCGGATAACTTCACCCCTCAAACCTTGCCTGTGGCGGATACGGCTGTAGAGGGGGATTTACCCGCTGCCAAGTTGGTGTCAAGTTTCGACCGCTCCAAAATGCCAGCCTCTGGCGCGGCGCCCGTGCTTAAAGTCCCGACGATTTGGACCACTAAGTTAGCCAATGGCATCGAAGTGATGGGCACTCAAAGCAGCGAAACCCCGACTGTGGAGTTAGTGATTTATCTTAACGGCGGACACAGATTAGTACCCGTTGAAAAGGCTGGGCTGGCAAGCCTAACCGCTGAGATGCTGAATGAGTCGACGCAAAAGCGCTCAACCGAGCAGTTGTCGCAGGCGCTTGAGATGCTCGGCAGTACGGTGGACTTTAGTGCCTCCGAAACCCAGAGCATGATTAAGGTGTCGGCGCTTACCGAGCACTTGGATGAAACCTTAGCCATTTTAGAAGAAAAGCTGTTCCAGCCTGCGTTTAACGAGGCCGACTTTGCGCGGGTTAAGCAACAACAGTTGCAGCAAATTCAGCATATGCAGTCAGATCCTGGCTATGTCGCCAACTCTGCGCTGTATAGCTTGCTTTATGGTAAGAATAACGCTCAAGGCGTGAGTGATGCGGGGACCTTAGATTCCGTTGCTGCGCTGACTCTTGCGGATGTGAAGGCGTTTTATGCTGAACAGTACCGTGGTGCAAACGCTAAAATCATTACGGTAGCGGATCTGCCAGAAAATGCATTACTTCCTAAGCTTGCTAGATTGAGTCAATGGCAAGGGGAGGCGAGTACATTGCCGCCACTCAAGTCATTCCCAGCTCTGAAGGGCGGGACTATCTATCTGATCGATAAACAGGGCGCCGCTCAGTCGGTGATTAACATTGCGAAACGTGCCTTACCCTATGATGCAACAGGCGATTATTTCAAATCTTACCTGATGAACTATCCGCTTGGTGGTGCCTTCAATAGCCGTATTAACCTCAATTTACGTGAGAACAAGGGTTATACCTATGGGGCTCGTAGCTCATTCACCGGTGGCGTCGAAGTCGGTGACTTTGTGGCCTCGAGTGATGTGCGTACCGATGTGACGGCCAAGGCGGTAAATGAATTTATCAAAGAGATCAAAGCCTATCAGCAGAATGGGATGACAGATACTGAGCTCGGCTTTATGCGTAACTCGGTTTCCCAAGGGCAAGCATTGGATTATGAGACGCCTTATCAGAAGGCCGGCTTTATGCGGATGATCCAGCGTTACCAGCTGAGCCAAGATTTTACTACCGAGCAGGACAAAATTATAAATACTGTAACAAAAGATGAACTCAATGCCCTCGCGGCTTCCGAGCTAGATATCTCGAAAATGATCATCTTAGTTGTCGGGGATAAGGCTAAAATTGAAGCAGATTTAGCAACTTTAGGCTATCCAATTGAAACTTTAGTATTGTAA
- a CDS encoding YqaA family protein, translating to MSELSMMFSGAFLAATLLPGGSEVLLIALLNKAPQAWVALVVVASVGNTLGAMTSFYLGRFGRFAKSPEALSEGKHAKALALIERYGVWSLLLSWAPVIGDLLCLLAGWLKLRALPALVMILIGKTLRYLIVAAATLHWFS from the coding sequence ATGTCTGAATTAAGCATGATGTTTTCTGGGGCTTTTTTAGCCGCGACCTTGTTACCGGGAGGATCAGAAGTTTTACTGATTGCGTTGCTGAATAAAGCGCCGCAAGCTTGGGTCGCATTAGTGGTGGTGGCCAGTGTGGGCAATACCTTAGGGGCGATGACGAGTTTTTATCTAGGGAGGTTCGGTCGGTTTGCAAAGTCCCCCGAGGCCCTAAGTGAGGGAAAGCATGCCAAAGCCTTAGCCCTTATTGAGCGTTACGGTGTTTGGTCGTTATTGTTGTCGTGGGCGCCAGTGATTGGCGATCTATTATGTTTATTGGCGGGATGGTTAAAGCTTAGGGCGCTCCCCGCATTAGTGATGATTTTGATCGGCAAAACCCTGCGTTACCTTATTGTGGCGGCCGCCACATTACATTGGTTTAGTTAG
- a CDS encoding dicarboxylate/amino acid:cation symporter, which yields MILQTISRIPFWQKVLAGFILGALVGVLLGETATVLKPLGDLFISAIKMLVAPLVFCAIVVSITSLGSQTNLKRLSLKTLGMFMLTGTVASLIGLAVGSLIDMGGTMQLATTEVRERNIPGFAQVLLDMIPVNPFASLADGKVLQIIVFAALVGIAINKVGEKAEPLKRTIEAGAEVMFQLTRMVLKLTPIGVFGLMAWVVGEYGLSTLLPLGKFIAAIYIAALIHMIFVYGGLVKFAAGLSPVQFFRKAMPAQLVAFSTSSSFGTLPASTRAVETMGVSKRYSAFVMPLGATMNMDGCGGIYPAIAAIFIAQIYGIPLDTLDYVMIAVTATVASVGTAGVPGSAMVMLTVTLGVIGLPLEGIAFIAAIDRIIDMIRTATNVTGDMMTAVVIGKSEHELDVEQFYSNETQTAAIADN from the coding sequence ATGATCCTTCAAACCATTAGCCGCATTCCTTTTTGGCAAAAAGTCCTCGCAGGCTTTATTTTAGGTGCGCTCGTTGGCGTACTTTTAGGCGAAACCGCTACCGTGCTTAAACCCCTTGGCGATTTGTTTATCAGCGCCATTAAGATGCTGGTTGCGCCACTGGTCTTCTGTGCGATTGTGGTCAGTATCACCTCGCTCGGCTCTCAAACGAATCTCAAACGCTTAAGTCTTAAGACCTTAGGCATGTTCATGCTGACAGGCACTGTCGCCTCACTGATTGGTTTAGCGGTTGGCTCGCTTATCGATATGGGCGGCACAATGCAACTGGCCACCACGGAAGTGCGTGAGCGCAATATTCCAGGCTTTGCGCAGGTGCTGCTCGATATGATCCCAGTCAATCCCTTTGCCTCACTGGCGGATGGAAAAGTGCTGCAGATCATTGTATTTGCTGCATTAGTCGGTATTGCCATCAACAAAGTTGGTGAGAAAGCAGAGCCACTAAAACGCACCATCGAAGCGGGTGCCGAGGTCATGTTCCAACTGACACGCATGGTGCTTAAACTCACCCCAATTGGCGTATTTGGTTTAATGGCTTGGGTAGTGGGTGAATATGGTTTATCGACCCTATTACCTCTAGGCAAATTTATTGCAGCCATCTATATTGCCGCCCTTATCCATATGATTTTTGTCTACGGCGGACTGGTTAAATTTGCCGCGGGCTTAAGCCCTGTGCAATTTTTCCGTAAGGCCATGCCTGCGCAATTAGTGGCTTTTAGTACCTCTTCAAGTTTCGGCACTCTGCCCGCCAGTACCAGAGCGGTTGAAACCATGGGCGTATCAAAGCGTTATAGCGCCTTCGTTATGCCGCTCGGCGCCACCATGAACATGGATGGCTGTGGTGGTATTTACCCTGCAATTGCCGCGATTTTTATCGCTCAAATTTACGGTATTCCACTCGACACCTTAGATTATGTGATGATTGCCGTCACAGCCACTGTTGCCTCCGTCGGTACCGCTGGCGTGCCAGGCAGCGCCATGGTGATGTTAACTGTTACCTTAGGCGTGATTGGTTTGCCCCTAGAAGGTATCGCCTTTATTGCCGCCATCGACCGTATTATCGATATGATCCGCACTGCGACCAACGTCACAGGCGACATGATGACCGCAGTGGTGATTGGCAAATCTGAACATGAGCTTGATGTTGAGCAGTTTTACAGCAACGAGACTCAAACGGCTGCGATTGCCGATAATTAA
- a CDS encoding sodium ion-translocating decarboxylase subunit beta: MDGLLAFWAETGIAHFTAGQALMMAVGALLLYLAIVRGFEPLLLLPIGFGAVLANIPNAGFTDEGGMLYYAYHVGIETGVFPLLIFMGVGALTDFSALIANPKTLLLGAAAQFGIFATLIGAIALNLVPGFEFTMQDAAAIAIIGGADGPTAIFLASKLAPELLGAIAVAAYSYMALVPIIQPPIMRLLTTQAEREIKMEQLREVSKKEKIIFPLMVLGLTILFLPAATPLVGMFCLGNLMRESGVVDRLSKTAQNELINIVMIFLGLAVGSKLSAEQFLRVETLGILVLGALAFGIGTAAGVLMAKLMCKLTSGKVNPLIGAAGVSAVPMAARVVNKVGLEANHHNFLLMHAMGPNVAGVLGSAVAAGILLAVLG; encoded by the coding sequence ATGGATGGTTTACTGGCTTTCTGGGCCGAAACGGGCATAGCCCATTTTACTGCAGGGCAAGCTCTAATGATGGCTGTAGGCGCCTTGCTGTTATACCTTGCGATAGTGCGTGGCTTTGAGCCTCTACTGCTGTTACCCATTGGTTTTGGTGCTGTGCTGGCAAATATTCCCAACGCGGGTTTTACCGATGAGGGCGGTATGCTGTATTACGCCTACCATGTTGGGATTGAAACCGGGGTGTTTCCACTGCTGATCTTTATGGGGGTCGGAGCGCTAACAGATTTTAGTGCGCTGATTGCCAATCCAAAGACCTTGCTACTCGGCGCAGCGGCGCAGTTTGGGATTTTTGCAACCTTAATTGGGGCGATAGCGCTAAATTTGGTGCCTGGTTTTGAATTTACCATGCAGGATGCCGCAGCCATTGCCATTATCGGTGGCGCGGATGGACCTACGGCGATTTTCCTTGCCTCTAAGCTTGCGCCTGAGTTGTTGGGAGCGATTGCTGTGGCAGCCTATTCGTATATGGCGTTGGTGCCGATTATCCAGCCGCCGATCATGCGTCTACTCACGACCCAAGCCGAGCGTGAGATAAAGATGGAACAGCTCAGGGAGGTGAGTAAGAAGGAGAAGATCATTTTCCCGCTGATGGTATTGGGCTTAACGATTTTATTCTTACCCGCAGCGACTCCTTTGGTTGGTATGTTTTGCCTTGGAAACTTAATGCGTGAGTCGGGTGTGGTAGATAGATTATCGAAAACGGCGCAAAACGAGCTGATTAATATCGTCATGATTTTCTTAGGCTTAGCCGTTGGTTCTAAACTTTCTGCGGAGCAATTCTTGCGCGTCGAAACCTTGGGGATCTTGGTTCTGGGCGCGTTGGCATTCGGGATTGGTACCGCTGCAGGGGTGCTGATGGCAAAACTGATGTGCAAATTAACCAGCGGTAAGGTCAACCCGTTAATTGGCGCGGCGGGCGTATCGGCAGTGCCAATGGCGGCAAGGGTAGTGAATAAAGTGGGGTTAGAGGCTAATCACCATAACTTTTTGCTGATGCACGCCATGGGGCCAAACGTTGCTGGGGTATTAGGCTCTGCGGTGGCGGCGGGGATTTTACTGGCTGTGCTTGGCTAA
- the oadA gene encoding sodium-extruding oxaloacetate decarboxylase subunit alpha produces MNRVNSIVASKPLQLTDVVLRDAHQSILATRLRIDDMLPIAPLLDKVGFWSLESWGGATFDACIRYLGEDPWDRSRELKKLMPNTPQQMLLRGQNLLGYRHYADDLVTRFVERAHANGVDVFRIFDAMNDVRNLEMAVKAVRDVGGHAQGTISYTTSPVHTVNTWVDMAKRLEDMGCHSLCIKDMAGLLKPMEAFELISRLKSQTQLMLSLHCHATTGLSTATYQKAIEAGIDVLDTAISSMSQTYGHTATETVVAMVAETERETHYDLALLEDIAAYFREVRKKYAKFEGALKGIDSRILRAQVPGGMLTNMESQLKEQGAADKLDAVLEEIPRVRQDLGFLPLVTPTSQIVGSQAVINVLMGQRYQSLTKETEGVLRGEYGATPAPVNLELQARVLNGAAAITCRPADLLSPELENLRAELLSKAQDQGISLVSESNEKSLDDDLLIYALFPQIGLQFLKHRHDPTAFEPKPELASVLPATPREAETYTVTVEGQTYVVEVAEGGEISQIQAQGQAAQQLGQTNPSQSSAAPVPQTSEVKLKMSAPLSGNIFKVHVGIGDKVCAGDVVIILEAMKMETEIRAQGDGIITHLFVKEGDSVAVGSQLLALA; encoded by the coding sequence ATGAACCGAGTAAATTCGATTGTGGCGTCTAAGCCATTACAGTTAACCGATGTTGTCTTGAGGGATGCACATCAGTCTATTTTAGCAACGCGTTTACGCATTGATGACATGCTTCCGATTGCACCTCTGCTAGATAAAGTGGGATTTTGGTCGCTCGAGTCTTGGGGCGGAGCGACCTTCGATGCCTGCATTCGTTATTTGGGTGAAGATCCTTGGGACAGGAGCCGTGAGTTGAAAAAGTTAATGCCTAATACGCCTCAGCAAATGTTACTGCGCGGACAAAACCTTTTGGGTTATCGCCATTATGCCGATGATTTAGTGACACGTTTTGTCGAACGTGCCCATGCCAATGGTGTGGATGTGTTCCGTATCTTTGATGCGATGAATGATGTGCGTAACCTTGAGATGGCGGTAAAGGCGGTGCGTGATGTCGGTGGGCACGCGCAGGGCACAATTTCTTATACGACCAGCCCCGTTCATACGGTTAATACATGGGTCGATATGGCAAAGCGTCTTGAGGACATGGGCTGCCATTCGCTGTGCATTAAAGATATGGCGGGTCTACTCAAGCCGATGGAAGCCTTTGAGCTTATCAGTCGCTTAAAATCACAAACTCAACTCATGCTCTCATTGCATTGTCACGCCACCACTGGCCTGAGTACTGCTACCTATCAAAAGGCGATAGAGGCGGGAATCGATGTGCTCGATACCGCGATTTCTTCCATGAGCCAAACCTATGGTCATACGGCAACTGAAACTGTGGTTGCTATGGTGGCGGAGACTGAGCGTGAAACTCACTATGACCTTGCCTTGCTTGAAGATATTGCCGCTTATTTCCGTGAGGTGCGGAAAAAGTACGCCAAGTTTGAAGGGGCGTTAAAGGGCATTGATTCACGCATTCTTCGCGCTCAAGTGCCCGGTGGCATGTTGACGAACATGGAGAGTCAGCTCAAAGAACAAGGCGCGGCCGATAAGCTCGATGCTGTGCTGGAGGAGATCCCTCGGGTACGTCAGGATTTAGGTTTTCTGCCTTTGGTTACCCCAACCTCGCAAATTGTTGGCTCACAGGCGGTTATCAACGTACTGATGGGGCAAAGATATCAATCGTTGACGAAAGAGACTGAAGGCGTGTTAAGGGGCGAATATGGCGCCACTCCAGCCCCAGTTAATCTCGAGTTGCAGGCCAGAGTGCTAAACGGCGCGGCGGCGATAACCTGCCGTCCTGCTGATTTACTTTCACCAGAACTTGAAAACTTGCGTGCGGAGTTATTATCAAAGGCGCAGGACCAAGGGATTAGTCTCGTCTCAGAGAGTAATGAAAAGTCTCTGGACGATGATTTACTCATCTATGCGCTCTTCCCGCAGATTGGCTTACAGTTTTTAAAGCACCGTCACGATCCAACCGCCTTTGAGCCAAAACCTGAACTTGCGTCAGTGTTACCTGCTACGCCACGTGAGGCCGAAACCTATACCGTCACGGTTGAGGGGCAAACTTATGTGGTTGAAGTCGCCGAGGGTGGCGAAATCAGTCAAATCCAAGCTCAAGGTCAAGCCGCACAGCAGCTTGGTCAAACTAATCCTTCTCAGTCGAGTGCTGCGCCAGTGCCTCAAACCAGTGAAGTGAAACTTAAGATGAGTGCGCCCCTATCGGGCAATATCTTCAAAGTGCATGTTGGTATTGGTGACAAGGTGTGCGCCGGCGATGTCGTTATCATCCTAGAGGCCATGAAAATGGAAACCGAAATCCGCGCACAGGGGGATGGCATTATTACCCATCTCTTTGTGAAGGAAGGGGATTCGGTTGCAGTGGGTTCTCAATTATTGGCCTTAGCCTAG
- a CDS encoding OadG family protein: MLLGMGLVYLFLSVLILGVHLVAKWCREEPKVAEPLKVNDASSIGAANTLDPKLVAAISLAVQQYRSQAK, from the coding sequence ATGTTATTGGGCATGGGGCTAGTCTATTTATTTTTAAGTGTATTGATATTAGGTGTACATCTGGTTGCTAAGTGGTGCCGTGAAGAGCCCAAAGTAGCAGAGCCGTTAAAGGTGAATGATGCGAGCTCAATCGGAGCTGCAAACACCTTGGATCCTAAATTGGTGGCTGCGATCAGCTTAGCCGTCCAGCAGTATCGTTCTCAGGCTAAATAA
- the pssA gene encoding CDP-diacylglycerol--serine O-phosphatidyltransferase, translated as MQNSSNQTVKNKGIYLLPNLFTTAGLFSGFYAVIASMNANFEAAAIAIFVAMICDGLDGRVARLTNTQSDFGAEYDSMADMVSFGMAPALLAYNWALADLGKVGWLAAFIYCAGAALRLARFNTQVGVADKRYFQGLASPAAAAVIAGSIWLGNQYSLDGKNISWIAGLITAITGLLMVSNFRYHSFKEIDWRGKVNFIAILFVVGVFVVVSVQPALILCIGFYLYAISGPVITIRTVRKLKVAHIVGDGEHEKELDAGEGAKSSTNSADKP; from the coding sequence ATGCAAAATTCTTCGAATCAAACAGTAAAGAATAAAGGTATCTATTTACTGCCAAATTTATTCACCACTGCAGGCTTGTTTTCCGGTTTCTATGCTGTGATTGCCTCTATGAATGCTAACTTTGAAGCGGCGGCGATTGCGATTTTTGTGGCCATGATTTGCGATGGCTTAGACGGCAGAGTGGCAAGGTTAACGAATACGCAAAGTGACTTTGGTGCCGAATATGACAGCATGGCGGACATGGTGTCATTTGGTATGGCGCCTGCGTTGCTCGCCTATAATTGGGCGCTTGCGGATTTAGGCAAGGTAGGTTGGCTGGCTGCATTTATCTATTGTGCGGGCGCTGCATTAAGGCTTGCTCGTTTTAATACTCAGGTAGGCGTGGCAGATAAACGTTATTTTCAAGGCTTAGCGAGTCCTGCGGCTGCGGCAGTTATTGCAGGTAGCATTTGGCTTGGCAATCAATATAGCCTTGATGGTAAGAATATCAGTTGGATAGCCGGATTGATTACGGCTATTACGGGATTATTAATGGTGAGTAATTTCCGTTATCACTCATTTAAGGAAATTGACTGGCGCGGCAAAGTGAATTTCATTGCTATCTTATTTGTGGTTGGCGTGTTTGTGGTGGTGTCGGTGCAACCAGCATTAATTCTCTGTATTGGTTTTTACCTCTACGCCATCTCTGGGCCAGTGATCACTATTCGTACCGTGAGAAAACTAAAAGTGGCACACATTGTGGGCGATGGAGAGCATGAAAAGGAGCTGGACGCGGGAGAGGGGGCCAAGAGTTCGACAAATTCTGCGGATAAGCCTTAG
- a CDS encoding DUF4124 domain-containing protein, which translates to MLRKAKVSAMFLRIACLMLLTQPVLAGVIYTWVDENGVTHYSQQPPEQEQSKTQQLYSEDIEPGKIGYIAPVKKDAPPEMSESEKSAALIKEKDAKQAEAICENAKHNLDVLTTHTKLTRQADGNKEPVAMTEEERQAAISENQQRIKLFCNKK; encoded by the coding sequence ATGTTAAGAAAAGCCAAGGTTAGCGCAATGTTTCTGCGGATTGCATGCTTAATGCTGCTCACTCAGCCCGTATTAGCTGGGGTGATTTACACTTGGGTTGATGAGAATGGTGTCACCCATTACAGTCAACAACCACCGGAGCAGGAGCAATCTAAAACGCAGCAACTTTATAGCGAAGATATCGAGCCAGGTAAGATTGGCTATATCGCTCCCGTTAAAAAAGATGCCCCCCCTGAAATGTCCGAGTCCGAAAAGTCGGCGGCGTTAATTAAAGAGAAAGACGCTAAGCAAGCCGAAGCGATTTGTGAAAATGCTAAACATAATTTAGATGTGTTAACGACTCATACCAAACTTACCCGTCAAGCAGACGGTAATAAAGAACCTGTCGCGATGACAGAAGAAGAACGCCAAGCGGCAATTAGCGAGAATCAGCAGCGGATAAAACTGTTTTGCAATAAGAAATAA